In Limosilactobacillus sp. WILCCON 0051, a single window of DNA contains:
- a CDS encoding SNF2-related protein, whose amino-acid sequence MNEKWRSYFNATILKRGRDYVANDCVKSFHISKNNDNVLLINAKVIGSKAYRVSITHDLASGQWNMQCSCPFAKKGNYCKHEAAVLYEYENQANRPKSHQSADRILWREYLDTVYNARCANGQFYFDIRAILGDLEMPMAKWLSTPDLPYDDIFDYSDLQPMYSFSAADREPEAAFKRSFHFSYKPGKKAIGSLTCTKNKLLTLQCTNPAHRDRICSHKITLIDAFIEFVTIININDATSVSAENFIQFVDQHLLSNRPLEENQAARQLQIIPNIVIQDYWDSCELRVGLPDGFKYKITSFPRFLAAWNHKESLKLGAKLTINFAADQFDAPSLKLLNEFYTAFGYEALLNSDTGYGVETKDIPINGRIADVLYHYAQENNGIPATINGDKTILQATVEPLSKPNLIIKTSFDKQQLEGINITHPKTDDFKTVPHAHGFEAEYEIADDEFIKLTPTSSITNELVNELDKPGEPFTIGRVRVPVFMNDILPDLKQNANVDFQDEELVRSKILPRPEFIFRFNATSHELLSKAFVKYGKFTLPLRGRFEGEMMERGLFQDVPAETRILEQLSELDPGTLLDNEHYENTYVLERTPANTYHLLQEVIPALKRLGHVEGSAAFRRLKVMPAPNFSIEAAFENDLLNLEFVGEGLNAKQAVKILQSYHENQSYAELDDGTILDLTKKAQQLAQIEKLVAGLELTPTQLAKGKIQLPGYRAVYLDTMLQKQHELDYRRNGRLSELIENFDHDDQQPFDLPDDLASTLRDYQKKGTAWLMKLAHYQFGGILADEMGLGKTLQIIAMLRSMPTKQPALIVAPASLVLNWEAEFKKFAPQTKLTTIIGTKAQRRKLIAQADDYEVVLTSYDLLKRDIELYADQTFSFEIIDEAQAIKNHSTAVAKAVKTVAAQHRFALTGTPIENRLDELWSIFDFIMPGYLFNHRQFNKRFVNPIQAGEQAALTQLQEMTAPFILRRTKKQVLKEIPDKMEETYFVGMSKAQQDLYNAHVARLKDRLNNTDEAEFKNTKLEILAEFTRIRQICCAPQTAYEDFKGSAAKLDTCVEFVENALEEDHKLLIFSQFTSMLALIKERLQKKGIPTYEIIGQTPKAERLKRVNDFNANDDVKVFLISLKAGGTGLNLTSADTVLFFDPWWNAAAEEQAIGRAHRMGQKHVVSVYRLIAKGTIEEKILAMQEQKRQLAQDLLSGSQVANSSLTKQDLVKILA is encoded by the coding sequence ATGAACGAAAAATGGCGTTCCTACTTCAACGCGACCATTCTAAAGCGCGGCCGTGATTACGTTGCTAATGACTGTGTCAAATCATTTCATATTTCAAAAAACAATGACAACGTGCTGCTCATCAATGCGAAAGTAATCGGCAGCAAGGCTTACCGTGTTTCGATTACCCACGATCTCGCCAGCGGGCAATGGAACATGCAATGCAGCTGTCCTTTTGCTAAAAAAGGCAATTACTGCAAGCATGAAGCCGCGGTCCTGTATGAATACGAAAATCAAGCTAATCGGCCCAAGTCCCATCAGTCGGCTGATCGAATTCTCTGGCGGGAGTATCTGGATACAGTCTACAATGCTCGCTGTGCTAACGGCCAATTCTATTTTGACATTCGCGCCATCCTCGGTGATTTGGAAATGCCAATGGCCAAGTGGCTGAGCACGCCTGATCTGCCATATGATGATATCTTTGACTACTCTGATCTGCAGCCAATGTACAGCTTTTCTGCTGCCGACCGCGAACCAGAAGCGGCTTTTAAACGCTCCTTTCATTTCTCATACAAACCTGGCAAAAAAGCAATCGGTTCGCTCACATGTACCAAAAACAAGCTGCTTACCCTGCAGTGTACCAATCCAGCTCACCGCGATCGAATCTGCTCGCATAAGATCACGCTGATTGATGCCTTCATTGAATTCGTCACTATCATTAACATCAACGACGCAACCAGTGTCTCGGCCGAAAACTTTATTCAATTCGTTGATCAGCATCTGCTTAGCAATCGGCCGCTTGAAGAAAATCAGGCAGCACGCCAGCTGCAGATTATCCCGAATATCGTTATCCAAGACTACTGGGACAGTTGCGAGCTGCGGGTGGGACTGCCCGATGGCTTTAAGTATAAGATCACTTCATTTCCACGCTTCTTAGCGGCCTGGAATCACAAGGAAAGCTTAAAGCTCGGGGCTAAACTGACGATCAATTTTGCCGCGGATCAATTTGATGCCCCCTCACTCAAACTATTGAATGAGTTTTATACCGCTTTTGGCTATGAAGCGCTGTTGAATTCTGACACGGGTTATGGCGTTGAAACCAAAGACATTCCAATTAATGGCCGCATTGCCGACGTGCTGTATCATTACGCACAGGAAAACAATGGTATCCCGGCAACCATCAATGGTGATAAGACGATTCTGCAGGCGACCGTTGAACCGCTGAGCAAGCCTAACCTGATCATTAAGACGTCCTTTGACAAGCAGCAGCTGGAAGGCATCAACATCACCCATCCAAAGACTGATGATTTTAAAACCGTACCGCATGCACATGGTTTTGAAGCTGAATATGAGATCGCGGACGATGAATTCATTAAACTTACCCCGACCAGCAGCATCACCAATGAACTGGTCAACGAACTCGACAAGCCAGGCGAGCCATTTACGATTGGCCGTGTCCGCGTGCCAGTCTTCATGAACGACATCTTACCGGATCTTAAGCAAAACGCCAACGTGGACTTCCAAGACGAAGAACTGGTGCGCAGCAAGATCCTGCCGCGGCCTGAATTTATTTTTCGCTTTAATGCCACCAGTCATGAACTGCTTTCAAAGGCGTTTGTAAAATATGGCAAGTTCACGCTGCCTTTAAGAGGACGATTTGAAGGGGAAATGATGGAACGCGGCTTATTTCAAGACGTCCCCGCTGAAACACGCATTCTTGAACAGCTTAGCGAGCTTGATCCAGGAACTCTGCTGGATAATGAACATTATGAAAATACCTATGTCCTAGAGCGCACCCCAGCCAACACCTATCATCTGCTTCAAGAAGTCATCCCCGCCCTCAAGCGACTTGGCCATGTTGAAGGATCGGCTGCCTTCCGTCGGCTCAAGGTCATGCCAGCACCTAATTTCAGTATTGAGGCCGCTTTTGAAAACGATCTGCTGAACCTGGAATTTGTTGGCGAGGGATTGAATGCCAAACAAGCCGTGAAAATCCTGCAAAGCTATCATGAAAACCAATCATATGCTGAGCTCGATGACGGCACGATTCTTGATCTGACGAAAAAAGCGCAGCAGCTGGCTCAGATTGAAAAATTGGTTGCTGGGCTGGAGCTGACGCCAACCCAGCTGGCTAAAGGAAAAATTCAGCTGCCCGGCTACCGTGCCGTCTACCTGGATACCATGCTGCAAAAGCAACATGAACTTGACTACCGCCGCAATGGCCGTTTGAGCGAGCTGATCGAAAACTTTGATCATGATGACCAGCAACCGTTTGATCTGCCTGACGACCTGGCTTCAACGCTGCGCGACTACCAGAAAAAAGGGACGGCTTGGCTGATGAAGCTGGCTCATTATCAGTTTGGCGGGATTCTGGCCGATGAGATGGGACTGGGGAAAACCCTGCAGATCATTGCCATGCTAAGATCCATGCCAACCAAACAGCCAGCCTTGATCGTCGCGCCGGCTTCATTGGTCCTGAACTGGGAAGCCGAGTTTAAGAAATTTGCGCCGCAGACCAAGCTTACGACGATCATCGGCACCAAGGCTCAGCGGCGTAAGCTCATTGCCCAGGCTGATGATTATGAAGTCGTGCTGACCTCCTATGATCTGCTCAAGCGCGACATTGAGCTTTACGCTGACCAGACCTTCTCATTTGAAATCATTGATGAGGCCCAGGCGATCAAGAACCATTCCACGGCCGTCGCCAAAGCCGTTAAAACAGTCGCGGCTCAGCATCGGTTTGCTTTGACTGGAACGCCGATCGAAAACCGTTTGGACGAATTATGGAGCATCTTTGACTTTATCATGCCGGGATACCTGTTCAATCACCGCCAGTTCAACAAGCGCTTTGTCAATCCAATCCAGGCGGGTGAGCAAGCGGCCCTTACGCAGCTGCAGGAAATGACCGCGCCATTTATTCTGCGGCGAACCAAAAAGCAGGTGCTCAAAGAAATCCCCGATAAAATGGAAGAAACCTATTTTGTGGGGATGAGTAAGGCCCAGCAGGATCTATACAACGCGCATGTTGCTCGCTTAAAGGATCGGCTGAATAATACTGACGAAGCCGAATTCAAAAATACCAAGCTGGAGATTTTGGCTGAGTTCACCCGCATCCGCCAGATCTGCTGCGCGCCACAGACAGCCTACGAAGACTTCAAGGGGTCCGCGGCTAAGCTGGATACCTGCGTGGAGTTTGTTGAAAATGCCTTAGAAGAAGATCATAAGCTGCTGATCTTTTCTCAGTTCACCTCCATGCTGGCCCTGATTAAAGAACGGCTGCAGAAAAAAGGCATCCCGACCTATGAAATCATTGGCCAGACGCCAAAAGCCGAGCGCTTAAAACGGGTCAACGACTTTAACGCAAACGATGACGTCAAAGTCTTTTTGATCTCGCTGAAAGCTGGAGGTACCGGTTTGAACCTGACCAGTGCCGATACCGTTTTGTTCTTTGATCCTTGGTGGAACGCCGCGGCTGAAGAACAGGCAATCGGCCGTGCTCATCGAATGGGACAAAAGCACGTGGTTTCGGTCTACCGTTTGATTGCCAAGGGAACGATTGAAGAAAAGATTCTGGCCATGCAGGAACAGAAGCGGCAATTGGCTCAAGATCTGCTATCAGGCTCTCAAGTTGCCAACTCAAGCCTTACCAAACAAGACCTGGTCAAAATCTTGGCCTAA
- a CDS encoding type II toxin-antitoxin system RelB/DinJ family antitoxin codes for MATVSMNFKTDAESKKQFDEVAQELGLSSSALLNIFVKRVAKEKAIPFRVAVVSEKDDDQVEIPRAVMEEIAAYYVNKKTDGE; via the coding sequence ATGGCAACCGTATCTATGAATTTTAAAACAGACGCCGAAAGCAAAAAGCAGTTTGATGAAGTTGCTCAGGAATTGGGACTGTCTTCATCGGCACTGCTGAATATCTTCGTTAAGCGGGTCGCCAAGGAAAAAGCCATCCCGTTTCGCGTTGCGGTCGTTTCAGAAAAAGACGATGACCAAGTTGAGATTCCGCGGGCCGTAATGGAAGAGATCGCCGCTTATTATGTCAATAAGAAAACTGACGGAGAATAG
- a CDS encoding Fic family protein has product MNTEIVDKLSQIGELKGKTEHISLKAKDVLTQLVKVAKIESTDASNRIEGIFTSATRLEKLINQSTMPKNRSEEEISGYRNVLTLIHENYPYIPITANSILALHKELFAFTSSTWGGSFKDSDNQIVTRFADGHSEVRFNPPPAFITHELVENLCDAYNQAIQEHTFPELIIDAAFMLDFVSIHPFRDGNGRMSRLLMLLTTYRAGYDVGKYISLERLIEQTKSAYYDTLLRSAGPAWEHNENNYQPYVNYFLSIVLQAYRELNDRIDFTSDRTLDASEMIIKALQNSLKPLSRRELMNLIPQYSETSIKHALASLRQQQKIDLVGKGRASRYILK; this is encoded by the coding sequence ATGAATACGGAAATTGTCGATAAGCTAAGCCAGATTGGTGAATTGAAGGGAAAAACGGAACATATTTCACTCAAGGCCAAAGACGTTCTCACTCAGTTGGTTAAAGTTGCCAAAATTGAAAGTACAGATGCTTCCAATCGAATTGAGGGAATCTTTACCAGTGCCACGCGGTTGGAAAAACTGATCAACCAGTCGACCATGCCCAAAAATCGCAGTGAAGAAGAAATTTCTGGCTATCGGAACGTTTTAACGCTGATTCATGAAAACTATCCGTATATTCCCATTACAGCCAACTCGATTCTTGCGCTGCATAAAGAATTATTTGCCTTTACCAGCAGTACTTGGGGTGGGTCATTTAAAGACAGCGACAATCAGATTGTTACTAGATTTGCGGATGGTCACTCTGAGGTTCGCTTTAATCCGCCGCCAGCTTTTATCACCCACGAATTGGTTGAAAATTTGTGTGATGCTTATAATCAGGCCATTCAAGAACATACTTTTCCAGAATTGATTATTGACGCGGCTTTTATGCTGGATTTTGTTTCAATTCACCCGTTTCGTGATGGCAATGGTCGAATGTCTAGACTGCTGATGCTTCTAACGACCTATCGTGCTGGCTACGATGTCGGTAAATACATCAGTTTGGAACGCCTGATTGAACAAACTAAATCCGCTTATTACGATACTTTGTTGAGGAGTGCCGGGCCAGCTTGGGAGCATAATGAAAATAATTATCAGCCATATGTTAATTATTTTTTGAGTATTGTTTTGCAGGCATATCGTGAATTAAATGATCGGATTGATTTCACCAGTGATCGAACGCTGGATGCTTCAGAAATGATTATCAAGGCTTTACAAAATTCATTGAAGCCACTTTCCCGGCGTGAGTTAATGAATCTGATCCCGCAATATAGCGAAACCTCGATTAAGCATGCATTGGCTAGCCTGCGCCAACAGCAAAAAATCGATCTGGTTGGCAAAGGCCGCGCCAGTCGCTATATTCTAAAATAG
- a CDS encoding ATP-binding protein — protein MNPFNPTFGDVPKILIDNDPKTTDIYKLVQQSLFARLFFITGVRGSGKTVLLSHLTKMFQQDAACYCIDLLNNDEILTSLAQQLYDQTHSPAAKFFDELGSISIGGFSVERHFNKSSLALTIDKMMAEIQTKHHYVVITIDEVSNSESIRDFAQLFSALKRKQYPIYVIMTGLPELVLDIQNDDKLTFLLRSDKIVMTPLQKAEMISTYAQVFNCSTQLASKLAQATAGYSYAFQLLGYLLFEHCQGKTPTIHDYQAVFPQYQLYLFDNAYQKIFASLSEMDRRYLIAIQGNQKLQTVCEIMGKDKIYVSQYRRRAIERGLVLPSGRGFVKYTLPCFDQYVSEVQNPDSAYYLGY, from the coding sequence ATGAATCCATTTAACCCTACTTTTGGTGATGTTCCTAAAATCTTAATTGACAACGATCCTAAAACAACTGACATCTATAAATTAGTTCAACAAAGTCTATTCGCTCGTTTATTTTTTATCACCGGGGTGCGCGGCTCGGGAAAAACGGTTCTGCTTTCTCATCTAACCAAAATGTTTCAGCAGGATGCTGCTTGTTACTGCATCGATCTGCTAAATAATGACGAGATTCTGACCAGCTTGGCCCAGCAGCTTTATGATCAAACTCATTCTCCCGCTGCCAAATTTTTTGACGAGTTGGGCAGCATTTCAATTGGCGGCTTCAGCGTTGAGCGCCATTTCAATAAATCAAGCCTGGCCCTGACAATCGATAAAATGATGGCTGAGATTCAAACCAAGCACCACTATGTCGTAATTACAATTGACGAAGTTTCCAACAGCGAGTCGATTCGTGACTTTGCTCAGCTGTTCAGCGCACTTAAACGTAAACAATATCCAATTTATGTCATTATGACCGGCCTGCCAGAACTTGTCTTAGATATTCAAAATGACGACAAACTGACATTTTTGCTGCGCTCCGATAAAATCGTCATGACGCCGCTCCAAAAAGCTGAAATGATCAGTACCTATGCCCAAGTGTTCAATTGCTCAACCCAGCTCGCCAGCAAACTAGCCCAGGCCACTGCTGGCTACTCATATGCCTTTCAATTGCTTGGGTATCTGCTGTTTGAGCATTGCCAGGGTAAAACACCTACTATCCATGACTATCAAGCCGTCTTTCCCCAATATCAGCTGTATCTTTTCGACAATGCCTACCAAAAAATCTTTGCCAGTCTTTCTGAAATGGATCGACGCTATCTGATCGCCATTCAAGGCAACCAAAAGCTGCAGACGGTCTGCGAGATAATGGGAAAAGATAAGATCTACGTTTCTCAATACCGGCGGCGAGCTATTGAACGCGGCTTAGTTCTGCCAAGCGGTCGTGGGTTCGTCAAATACACGCTGCCCTGCTTTGATCAGTACGTCAGTGAGGTGCAGAATCCTGATTCAGCCTACTACCTGGGATATTGA
- a CDS encoding N-6 DNA methylase, with amino-acid sequence MIALLAEGSTERAILNVLLDHDVLKFNRTDLLQEEVLRVRAGRLFAKRYLNKGLQSKIDIYRVLDSRAENFKLPKAYEKKVSSITNIYTRPEIEILYILYHNDYSKFANQTDKPSTFAKKNYHDVQNLKAYDENYDFWNQHFDRLIDVLEQYRKYKNGSEHAIYDLLK; translated from the coding sequence GTGATTGCTTTACTCGCTGAAGGAAGTACAGAACGAGCGATTTTGAATGTGTTGCTTGATCATGATGTATTGAAATTCAACCGTACTGACTTATTACAAGAAGAAGTGTTGAGAGTTCGTGCAGGAAGGTTATTTGCTAAAAGATATCTTAATAAGGGATTACAGTCTAAGATTGATATATACCGAGTTTTGGATTCACGTGCTGAAAACTTTAAACTTCCGAAAGCTTATGAGAAGAAAGTGTCATCTATTACTAATATATATACGCGACCAGAGATAGAAATTCTGTATATTCTTTACCATAATGACTATTCAAAATTTGCTAATCAGACAGATAAGCCCAGTACTTTTGCCAAGAAGAACTATCATGATGTCCAAAATCTAAAAGCATATGATGAAAACTATGACTTTTGGAATCAGCATTTTGACAGACTTATCGATGTTTTAGAGCAGTATCGAAAGTATAAGAATGGGTCGGAGCATGCAATCTATGACCTGCTAAAGTAA
- a CDS encoding type II toxin-antitoxin system antitoxin SocA domain-containing protein gives MYQLVMLAKISSKQYAYCFSTENRQEYIDFSQKMAEEIPSELFSYFSTHFFNGKTKTFKDIQKMDPYFRDVRQVMDYHDFLKELQGDIEFDAIDVASYLQRRYAFPSFVLQKTLYFVYAELLTEYGRPIFKAEFEAYDRGPVERSVYRDNKYTDKLADNYDFMPKVVALDDAQHIIDVINETAQKYGQYYQQHDAWNHEADNLTHRPGTPWSIAHAKGQNTLLSDDDILKYHALERL, from the coding sequence ATGTATCAATTAGTGATGTTGGCGAAAATTTCATCCAAGCAGTACGCCTACTGTTTTTCAACTGAAAATCGCCAAGAATATATTGATTTTAGTCAAAAAATGGCAGAAGAAATCCCATCTGAGTTGTTTTCATACTTCTCAACCCATTTTTTCAACGGCAAGACTAAAACATTCAAAGATATTCAAAAAATGGATCCTTATTTCCGCGATGTCAGACAAGTCATGGACTACCACGACTTCTTAAAAGAGCTGCAGGGCGATATCGAATTTGATGCCATTGACGTTGCCAGCTACCTGCAGCGGCGGTATGCATTTCCATCATTCGTTCTGCAAAAAACGCTGTACTTTGTCTATGCCGAGCTGCTGACTGAATATGGCCGCCCGATCTTCAAAGCCGAATTTGAGGCCTACGACAGAGGTCCAGTTGAGCGATCGGTATACCGCGACAACAAATATACCGATAAGCTGGCTGATAACTATGACTTCATGCCAAAGGTCGTCGCGCTTGATGATGCCCAGCACATTATTGACGTCATTAACGAAACGGCGCAAAAATACGGTCAATACTATCAGCAGCATGATGCCTGGAACCATGAGGCAGACAATCTGACGCATCGGCCGGGAACCCCTTGGAGCATCGCGCATGCAAAAGGGCAAAACACCTTGTTGAGCGATGATGATATTTTGAAGTACCATGCGCTGGAACGATTGTAA
- a CDS encoding response regulator transcription factor, whose amino-acid sequence MKILIVDDDKDIVQLLEIYVRNEGYEPITAYNGKEALTKLNTNPDIGLVILDIMMPEMDGMEVIKQVRKDSSIPILVVSAKTTDMDKIQGLITGADDYVTKPFNPLEVMARVKSLLRRSKGDLTNDEPDVLNVGPLVINKDSHEVKTLKGDTIQLTALEFGILYLLASHPNRVFSADDIFERVWQQESVVSAKTVMVHVSHLRDKIEAATGGEKVIETVWGVGYKVESH is encoded by the coding sequence ATGAAAATTTTGATTGTTGATGACGATAAAGACATCGTTCAATTATTAGAAATCTATGTCCGCAATGAAGGCTATGAGCCAATCACGGCCTACAACGGCAAAGAAGCCCTGACCAAGTTAAACACCAATCCGGACATTGGCTTGGTAATCCTAGACATCATGATGCCAGAAATGGATGGGATGGAAGTTATCAAGCAGGTGCGCAAGGATTCATCCATTCCTATTTTGGTGGTTTCGGCCAAGACAACGGACATGGACAAGATTCAAGGCTTGATTACGGGAGCCGACGATTATGTCACCAAGCCGTTCAATCCGCTGGAGGTCATGGCCCGCGTCAAGTCCCTGCTGCGGCGGAGTAAAGGCGATCTGACCAACGATGAGCCAGATGTCTTAAACGTTGGCCCACTGGTGATCAACAAAGATTCACACGAGGTCAAGACGCTCAAAGGCGATACGATTCAGCTGACGGCGCTGGAATTTGGGATTTTGTACCTGCTGGCCAGTCATCCCAACCGTGTTTTCAGTGCGGATGATATTTTTGAACGGGTTTGGCAGCAGGAGTCCGTGGTTTCGGCCAAGACGGTTATGGTTCACGTCAGCCACCTGCGCGATAAGATCGAAGCCGCTACCGGTGGCGAAAAGGTCATCGAAACGGTGTGGGGCGTCGGCTACAAGGTTGAAAGCCACTAG
- a CDS encoding AAA family ATPase, with amino-acid sequence MPKKLTFLKIIIENHPLFSKQIEFSVLNDTRVSITDQNKDLTHLYQRLWTDNVITIVGKNATGKTTIMKTIIGMLTFLLNDKSIEQTQLADVLLGTQPITITTFFYGEDRKIYKDITIFKPTDDGQRWHVDSEKIYVKKIDSKTSKKKLFDFPETLKPEYDRNALDPITASVLANDDSIFRMVIATEKYTVQLIVDTLIFTNFNALIYAKENVPEEILKFLDPTIEYLKVETKSINDQNRLVYRLKFKNQPEEFVETNFTNIEHYLSSGTAKGVTLYGNVLFALKTGGIIFIDELENHFNHAIVQSFIEYFTNPRINKKRATLIYSTHYSELLSDIDRSDEIYITRRDPKISLLRYSDADVRKDLNKTDVFDSDYLGGTAPEYESYLKLLKATEKAVK; translated from the coding sequence ATGCCAAAGAAGTTAACCTTTTTAAAGATAATAATTGAGAATCATCCATTATTTAGCAAGCAGATTGAATTTTCGGTTTTAAATGATACTAGAGTTTCGATAACTGATCAGAACAAAGACTTAACTCATCTTTACCAGCGCCTTTGGACCGACAACGTGATAACGATTGTTGGGAAAAATGCTACTGGTAAGACCACTATTATGAAAACTATTATTGGAATGCTGACTTTTCTGCTCAATGATAAATCAATTGAACAGACTCAGTTGGCTGATGTTTTGCTTGGTACACAGCCAATAACCATTACTACCTTTTTCTATGGTGAAGATCGCAAAATCTATAAAGACATCACAATTTTTAAGCCTACTGATGATGGTCAGCGGTGGCATGTTGATTCAGAAAAAATCTACGTTAAAAAGATTGATAGCAAGACTTCCAAAAAGAAACTATTTGATTTTCCCGAAACGCTTAAGCCAGAATACGATCGGAATGCTCTTGATCCAATAACGGCATCTGTGCTGGCAAATGATGATTCGATTTTTCGGATGGTGATTGCTACTGAAAAATACACGGTTCAGTTGATTGTTGATACGTTGATCTTTACCAATTTCAATGCCTTGATTTATGCCAAAGAAAACGTACCTGAAGAAATCCTGAAGTTTTTGGACCCAACTATTGAATATTTAAAGGTTGAAACTAAATCGATAAATGACCAAAATCGGCTTGTCTACCGATTAAAGTTTAAAAATCAGCCGGAAGAATTCGTTGAGACGAACTTTACGAATATTGAACACTACCTTTCATCAGGTACTGCTAAGGGAGTCACCCTGTATGGCAATGTTTTATTTGCTTTAAAAACTGGTGGCATTATTTTTATTGATGAATTGGAAAATCATTTTAATCATGCCATTGTGCAGAGCTTTATTGAGTATTTTACGAACCCAAGAATTAACAAGAAGCGGGCTACGTTAATATACAGTACTCACTATTCAGAGCTGCTGAGTGATATTGACCGAAGCGATGAAATCTATATTACGCGCCGTGATCCTAAGATTTCACTACTAAGGTACTCAGATGCGGATGTAAGGAAGGATCTGAATAAAACCGATGTCTTTGATTCGGATTATTTAGGTGGCACCGCACCAGAATACGAGTCCTATCTGAAACTGCTCAAGGCTACAGAAAAGGCGGTGAAGTAA
- a CDS encoding FRG domain-containing protein yields the protein MHELKLENLGNQYFEDNEITSLADYVKKVEELYSILEKEDRDNKENMVNNGDYDRKELYFRGQDNIEYGNTCPSLFRNNERYEYEANMINDFIAKYPDLFKDCQNNVDRLALMQHHQLPTRLLDLTTNALIALYFAVEKDNYKDGVVYVFNNFYNEEFVDKALNVSFSELNVSHSIFKFLRIKSSKRDSFSDQVEIETSLARMKRKDGEGFIKEVMKFYEGLSKYYSAKNQKVYWKDAYAEYLQNLHRQQHKCLFKDICMCNTKKILNLYDDFNNAIPTIRLYHAIERDSGNFDHIINPVEMYLPKIVTPRIIDQRIKNQQGLFMLIPIDFDPNPDLDPEVKTKKRRNRIQSRINTLLYTNKENEAVAFTIPCCMKEKIRKELSNIGISKSFIYPDATHYAEDIADSYLN from the coding sequence ATGCACGAATTAAAACTTGAAAATTTAGGTAATCAATATTTTGAAGATAATGAGATTACTAGTCTAGCTGATTATGTAAAAAAAGTGGAAGAACTCTATTCGATATTGGAAAAAGAAGATAGAGACAATAAAGAAAACATGGTTAACAATGGGGATTATGATAGAAAGGAACTATATTTCCGTGGACAAGACAACATTGAATATGGAAATACATGTCCTAGTTTATTTCGCAATAATGAACGCTATGAATATGAAGCAAACATGATTAATGATTTTATTGCCAAGTATCCTGATTTATTCAAAGATTGTCAAAATAATGTTGATAGATTAGCCCTGATGCAGCATCATCAATTGCCTACTAGGCTGTTAGATTTAACGACTAATGCGCTGATAGCTCTGTATTTTGCCGTAGAAAAAGATAATTATAAAGATGGCGTGGTATATGTTTTTAATAACTTTTATAATGAAGAGTTTGTTGATAAAGCGTTAAATGTCTCTTTCTCTGAACTAAATGTCTCCCATAGTATTTTTAAATTTTTGAGGATTAAGTCCTCTAAGCGGGATTCTTTTAGTGATCAAGTTGAAATTGAAACGTCTTTAGCTAGAATGAAACGAAAAGATGGCGAGGGTTTCATAAAAGAAGTTATGAAATTTTATGAGGGGCTCAGTAAGTACTATTCAGCCAAAAATCAGAAAGTTTATTGGAAAGATGCTTATGCAGAGTATTTGCAAAATTTACATAGACAACAACATAAGTGTTTATTCAAAGATATATGCATGTGTAATACTAAAAAGATTTTAAACTTATATGATGATTTTAACAATGCAATTCCTACTATTCGTTTATATCATGCGATCGAAAGAGACAGTGGCAATTTTGACCATATTATCAACCCAGTAGAAATGTATCTGCCTAAAATCGTTACTCCAAGAATTATTGATCAACGAATTAAGAATCAACAAGGATTGTTTATGCTGATTCCAATTGATTTTGATCCCAATCCCGATCTTGATCCTGAAGTTAAAACAAAAAAGAGGAGAAATCGAATTCAGTCACGTATCAATACTTTGCTATATACAAACAAAGAGAATGAAGCAGTTGCTTTTACAATTCCCTGCTGCATGAAAGAGAAAATCAGAAAAGAACTAAGCAATATTGGCATTAGCAAGAGCTTCATTTATCCTGATGCTACTCACTATGCTGAAGATATTGCCGATAGTTACCTAAATTAG